A segment of the Pedobacter faecalis genome:
GCCATTCCAAAAGACAATCCCTTTGTCGGAAAAGAGAATATGAAGCCTGAGATTTACGCATATGGTCTGAGAAACCCCTGGCGGATAAGTTTTGACCGGCAGGACGGAAGGCTGTTTGCCGGTGATGTAGGTCAGAAAAACTGGGAGGAAGTAAACATCATCACCAAAGGCGGCAATTTCGGTTGGCGTGTAAGGGAGGGTACTCATGTGAAGTTTCCCAACGATCCTGATCCGAAGAACTGGATCAACCCGATTATTGATTACGGCCGGCAGGAAGGAATCAGCATTACCGGCGGTTTTCTGTACCGGGGCAAGTGCATTCCGGAGCTTAGGGGTAAATATGTGTTTGGCGACCTGATGGGGCCGGTATGGGCGCTTACCGATGTAAAAAAGGCCCTCTGGCAAATAGAGCGCTTATCCATCTCTAAAGAACCCGGTATCTGGCAGATCTATAGTTTCGGGGAAGACCAGGAGGGTGAGCTTTATATTTTGGCCAACATCCTGGAAGCCGAGAAAGGTGCGGTGTACAAGATTGTACCCGGCGAGTAGCGGATCAGGAAGCGCTTACTTCTGCTTCAGCTTTGCTTTGAAGACCTTTTCAAACTTCTGAACCTTGGGAAGGACCACAGCCTTACAGTAAGGGGCGTTGCCGTTTTTATTGAAATAGTTCTGATGGTAATTTTCAGCGACATAAAAAGGCGCCGCCTTTTCTATAGTGGTGACCACCGGGTTGGGGAAGACTTTCTGGTCATTCAGTTTCTTCTTGTACTGATCAGCCAAACGTTTCTGTTCTGCATTATGATAAAAGATTACGGAGCGGTACTGTGTGCCCACGTCGGCGCCCTGGCGGTTCAGCGTGGTGGGGTCGTGCGTTTTCCAAAATACTTCCAGCAATTCCTCATAACTTATTTTTGAGGGATCATAGGTGAGTTCAATCACCTCCGCATGGCCAGTCGTTCCTGTGCACACGTCCTCGTAGCTTGGGTTGGCCGTATAACCGCCTTCATAGCCGGAGCGGACCGAGGCCACACCGTTCAGTCGCTGAAACACCGCTTCCGAACACCAGAAACAACCGTTTCCGAATGTAGCTTTTTGCAGTTTGTTCTGCTGCGCCTTTGTTTTACTGAATGGTAGCAGCATGGTTGCCGCCAGAAGTATGATCGCAATTCTCATGTGTTATCGTTTATGTATTTACTTACGCAGTTGCCGCCCTAATAGTCTTTATGCTTTGTAATTAATTGGTAATAGTTTACTAATTTCGGTTTTATAATTATATCCAGCATCATGTCAGCATCCTATATACCCAGCCTCAATATCGAACTATATATTAACGGAAGCAAAGAACAGCGCGCTGCTTTTTCTGCGGAGCTTGGAAGGGCTTTCAACGATTCGGGCTTTGTTACCATCACCAATCACGGACTGGATCAGGAGCTTATCGACCGGCTCTATAACAATATCCAGGCGATGTTTGCCCTTCCGGTAGAGGTAAAGCGAAAGTATGAGCGCTCCGAACTGGCCGGGCAACGCGGTTATACCAGCGCTGGAAAGGAAATTGCCAAAGGGGCGAAGACTGCTGATCTTAAAGAATTCTGGCAGATCGGTCAGGACGACAACCTCTATCTCGAAGAGATCCCTGATTTTAACGAAGTCACCCGCGAAGTGTTTAAACGCCTGGAAGAAAATGGCAAACATCTGCTCCGGGCGATTGCAGACTATCTCGGACTGTCGCAGGATTATTTCGATCAGCATGTAGATCGGGGTAATTCTATCCTTCGCGGCATACATTATTTTCCGATTGAAGATCCGGATGCCCTGCCTCCCGATGCCGTTCGGGCAGGTGCGCATGAAGACATCAATCTAATTACCCTGCTGATCGGCGCAAGCGCCGACGGACTCGAGGTGCTTACACGTGACAATAAATGGCTGCCCATACAAGCAGGGCATACCGATATTGTGGTAAACGTTGGTGATATGCTTCAGCGGCTGACAAACAATAAGCTCCGCTCAACGACCCACCGGGTAGTGAACCCGCCGAGGGAGCTTATGAAGACCTCACGGTATTCGGTGCCCTTTTTTCTGCACCCGCGCGCGGGCATGGACCTTACCTGTCTCCCTTCATGCATTAACGCGGACAGGCCCAAAGCCTATTCCGATATGACAGCCGGCGACTACCTGGACGAGCGGTTACGCGAAATAGGGTTGAAGATGTA
Coding sequences within it:
- the msrA gene encoding peptide-methionine (S)-S-oxide reductase MsrA gives rise to the protein MRIAIILLAATMLLPFSKTKAQQNKLQKATFGNGCFWCSEAVFQRLNGVASVRSGYEGGYTANPSYEDVCTGTTGHAEVIELTYDPSKISYEELLEVFWKTHDPTTLNRQGADVGTQYRSVIFYHNAEQKRLADQYKKKLNDQKVFPNPVVTTIEKAAPFYVAENYHQNYFNKNGNAPYCKAVVLPKVQKFEKVFKAKLKQK
- a CDS encoding isopenicillin N synthase family dioxygenase, producing MSASYIPSLNIELYINGSKEQRAAFSAELGRAFNDSGFVTITNHGLDQELIDRLYNNIQAMFALPVEVKRKYERSELAGQRGYTSAGKEIAKGAKTADLKEFWQIGQDDNLYLEEIPDFNEVTREVFKRLEENGKHLLRAIADYLGLSQDYFDQHVDRGNSILRGIHYFPIEDPDALPPDAVRAGAHEDINLITLLIGASADGLEVLTRDNKWLPIQAGHTDIVVNVGDMLQRLTNNKLRSTTHRVVNPPRELMKTSRYSVPFFLHPRAGMDLTCLPSCINADRPKAYSDMTAGDYLDERLREIGLKM